One window of the Capnocytophaga haemolytica genome contains the following:
- the porV gene encoding type IX secretion system outer membrane channel protein PorV, whose protein sequence is MRYLLLIGLLFNTFLHAQEEKPITTAFPFLSINTDAAAAGMGEVGVCSQPSAFAQRNNAAKYIFTENTSGVGVSYTPYLNKLVKDIFLGNITYYKRTQRSAWGASLTYFSIGNVSLTQDFGGSATVLGSFRPTEFTFDLSYNLKLSEHFAMGVAARYLNSNLQLPTDDKAVARGLGFDISGYYTSASHLIGNYTGSYSFGFQLSNIGAKVKYDDLGKSFFLPTNLKLGVAYHLMTDSYNRFSLLTEVNKLLVPSTEAKDKDFIEGIFTSFSDAPNGFSEELHELIWAVGAEYAFDEQFFLRTGYYHQHKYKGDRQYITMGAGFAFHSFKLDVAYLFNTSNTNNPLNSSLRAGLQYVF, encoded by the coding sequence ATGAGATACTTACTCCTTATAGGCTTATTATTCAACACATTTCTCCACGCTCAGGAGGAAAAACCTATCACTACGGCGTTTCCGTTTCTCTCTATCAACACCGATGCCGCCGCTGCGGGTATGGGCGAGGTGGGGGTATGCTCGCAACCAAGTGCTTTTGCGCAACGTAACAACGCTGCTAAGTATATTTTTACGGAAAACACCTCGGGCGTGGGGGTGAGTTACACGCCCTATCTCAACAAACTCGTGAAGGACATTTTTCTGGGGAATATCACCTATTATAAGCGTACGCAGCGCAGCGCGTGGGGTGCAAGCCTGACGTATTTTAGTATCGGCAATGTGAGTCTTACTCAGGATTTTGGTGGAAGTGCTACCGTGTTGGGTAGTTTTCGTCCTACGGAATTTACTTTCGACCTTTCGTACAATCTTAAGCTCAGCGAGCACTTTGCTATGGGGGTAGCGGCGCGCTATCTCAATTCCAACTTACAATTACCCACAGACGACAAGGCAGTAGCACGCGGATTGGGTTTTGACATCTCAGGCTATTACACTTCTGCATCCCACCTGATAGGAAACTACACGGGTAGCTATAGCTTTGGCTTTCAGCTTTCTAACATTGGAGCAAAAGTAAAGTACGATGACTTAGGCAAATCGTTTTTCTTGCCTACAAACTTAAAACTTGGGGTTGCGTATCACTTAATGACAGATAGCTACAACCGCTTCTCGTTGCTCACCGAAGTAAACAAGCTTTTAGTGCCCAGCACAGAGGCGAAGGACAAAGATTTTATCGAGGGGATATTCACTTCCTTTAGCGATGCACCCAATGGTTTTAGCGAAGAGTTGCACGAGCTTATTTGGGCAGTGGGGGCAGAGTACGCCTTTGATGAACAGTTTTTCCTACGTACGGGCTACTATCATCAGCACAAATACAAGGGCGATAGACAGTATATCACTATGGGCGCAGGTTTTGCCTTTCATTCGTTTAAGTTGGATGTGGCATATTTGTTTAACACCTCAAACACAAACAATCCGCTGAATTCTTCACTACGCGCGGGATTGCAATACGTCTTCTAA
- a CDS encoding leucine-rich repeat domain-containing protein yields the protein MRFLGIIILVCCLCGCSQPKESLPEEEAYAGAYRLSSDGRVLEKWTNDDSKKIHMRESQNLSRAEEIGIGAFEFHNSLEEIVLSENVKRLGARAFGYCRYLQNVTLPAHLVEIGAGAFERCKMLESVRLPSGLKTIGPAAFEDCTRITTVELPEHLETLGGDAFSGCTSLRKITLPERLEVIGNGAFSGCKSLSSVVIPKGVITIDGWAFGNCENIAEVVIGENVKEIKEYAFYRNLHIEKIVIPNSVQFIGKGAFEACEALRELTIGSGVKVMEDSAFLYTHSLETLTLEAATPQFAPPSLTTMYHIKTIYVPAESVATYRGDSVFG from the coding sequence ATGAGGTTTTTAGGGATAATAATATTGGTTTGCTGTCTTTGTGGTTGTAGTCAGCCAAAAGAGAGTCTGCCTGAGGAAGAGGCGTATGCGGGTGCGTATCGCCTGAGCAGCGATGGGCGTGTGTTGGAGAAATGGACTAATGACGATAGTAAGAAAATTCATATGCGCGAGAGCCAAAACCTGAGTCGCGCAGAGGAAATTGGCATAGGAGCTTTTGAGTTTCATAACTCCTTAGAGGAGATTGTGCTTTCTGAGAATGTAAAACGACTGGGAGCAAGGGCATTTGGGTATTGTCGCTACTTGCAGAATGTTACCCTACCAGCGCATTTGGTGGAGATAGGAGCTGGGGCATTTGAGCGGTGCAAAATGTTGGAGTCGGTACGGCTGCCTTCAGGGCTAAAAACCATAGGTCCAGCGGCTTTTGAGGATTGCACACGCATTACCACAGTTGAGCTGCCTGAGCATTTGGAAACCTTAGGTGGTGATGCCTTCTCAGGTTGCACGAGTTTGCGGAAAATCACCCTGCCCGAACGCTTGGAGGTAATCGGAAATGGGGCTTTCAGCGGGTGCAAATCATTAAGTAGCGTTGTGATACCCAAAGGGGTGATCACTATTGATGGTTGGGCTTTTGGCAATTGTGAAAATATTGCAGAGGTGGTGATCGGCGAAAATGTAAAGGAGATAAAGGAATACGCTTTCTATCGCAACCTACATATAGAGAAGATCGTAATCCCCAACAGCGTTCAATTCATCGGGAAGGGTGCGTTTGAGGCTTGTGAAGCCCTTAGAGAACTGACCATTGGCAGTGGTGTTAAGGTAATGGAGGATTCGGCGTTTTTGTATACCCACAGTTTGGAGACACTTACCTTAGAGGCTGCCACACCACAGTTTGCACCTCCTTCCCTCACCACTATGTATCATATCAAAACAATCTATGTACCCGCCGAGAGTGTAGCTACGTATAGAGGGGACAGTGTTTTTGGCTGA
- a CDS encoding leucine-rich repeat domain-containing protein, with protein sequence MKYIVYLWSVLLLCGCAKEKEDDGSDLYKGAYELTEDGKTLLWWREYSATEIDMQADSRLRKVETIDRWAFHSCWALRRITFPKGLKEIEDGAFSMMSTLENVVLPEGLKKINAYTFDGCSMLREINLPEGLTDIGVSAFSRCELLEAAELPSTIKKVEAGAFSDCKSLQTVRIPKRLGVVAANLFNGCVSLKEVTIEEGIKTIESGAFSACKGIEQIALPKSVVSIGENAFGNCILLKSVTLSEGLKYIGKSAFYNCKSLKEIHLPDSITEIDEEAFWWCTGLTSITLPNQLRAINKGLLENCEQLEEVVIGANVSFVDEYAFNNNKLKRLTIKATAPKFRCFSRGLEMIEAIYVPAASVSLYKNDTQYGWSTYTDKIQAIR encoded by the coding sequence ATGAAGTATATTGTATACCTATGGAGCGTATTGCTGCTGTGTGGCTGCGCAAAAGAGAAAGAAGATGATGGCTCAGATTTGTACAAAGGTGCGTATGAGCTAACCGAAGATGGCAAGACCTTGCTTTGGTGGAGGGAGTATAGTGCCACTGAGATTGATATGCAGGCAGATAGCAGACTGCGCAAGGTGGAGACGATTGATAGATGGGCGTTTCACAGCTGCTGGGCACTGAGGCGTATTACCTTCCCGAAAGGTTTAAAGGAGATTGAGGACGGTGCTTTCTCTATGATGAGTACGCTGGAAAATGTAGTGCTTCCTGAAGGTTTAAAGAAGATTAACGCCTACACCTTCGATGGTTGTAGTATGTTGCGAGAAATCAACTTACCCGAGGGGCTGACTGACATAGGGGTTTCAGCCTTTTCGAGGTGTGAGCTTTTAGAGGCGGCTGAGTTGCCATCAACGATAAAGAAAGTGGAGGCAGGGGCTTTTTCGGATTGCAAGAGTCTGCAAACGGTGAGGATACCAAAGCGTTTAGGGGTGGTTGCTGCCAATCTTTTCAATGGGTGCGTAAGCCTAAAAGAGGTAACGATAGAAGAGGGCATAAAGACAATAGAGAGTGGAGCTTTCAGCGCGTGCAAAGGTATCGAGCAGATCGCGCTGCCTAAGAGTGTGGTGAGCATTGGGGAAAATGCTTTTGGCAATTGCATCTTACTTAAGAGTGTTACGCTCAGCGAAGGACTAAAATACATCGGCAAAAGTGCCTTCTACAATTGCAAAAGCCTGAAGGAGATACATCTACCTGACAGCATTACCGAGATTGACGAAGAGGCATTCTGGTGGTGTACGGGCTTGACCTCTATCACTTTGCCCAATCAACTAAGGGCTATCAATAAGGGGCTGCTCGAGAATTGTGAGCAGTTAGAAGAGGTGGTAATAGGCGCGAATGTAAGCTTTGTAGATGAATACGCCTTTAACAATAATAAGCTCAAAAGGCTAACTATAAAAGCAACGGCTCCTAAGTTTCGCTGTTTTAGCAGGGGTTTAGAAATGATAGAGGCGATCTACGTACCGGCAGCAAGTGTGAGCCTTTACAAGAACGATACGCAATATGGGTGGAGCACCTATACAGATAAAATACAGGCGATCCGTTGA
- a CDS encoding aspartate carbamoyltransferase catalytic subunit — MSELSVKHLLGIKYITESDIQLIFETADHFKEVINRPIKKVPSLRDITIANLFFENSTRTRLSFELAEKRLSADVINFSASQSSVTKGETLVDTVNNILSMKVDMVVMRHPNPGAGVFLSKHIKAAIINAGDGAHEHPTQALLDAYSIREQLGEVAGKKVVIVGDILHSRVALSNIFALHKLGAEVMVCGPQTLIPKYIGELDVRVETNLLKALEWCDVANMLRIQNERLDISYFPSTREYTQQYGLTKEILYSLGKEIIIMHPGPINRGVEITSEVADSSQSIILQQVENGVAIRMAVIYLLASKLQ, encoded by the coding sequence ATGAGCGAATTAAGCGTTAAACATCTATTAGGGATTAAATACATCACTGAGAGCGATATCCAACTGATTTTCGAGACTGCAGATCATTTTAAGGAAGTCATCAACCGACCGATTAAGAAGGTGCCTTCATTGCGGGATATCACTATTGCCAATCTTTTTTTTGAGAACAGTACCCGTACGCGGCTTTCCTTTGAGTTGGCTGAAAAGCGGCTTTCGGCGGATGTAATCAACTTCTCAGCTTCGCAATCTTCAGTTACTAAGGGTGAAACCTTGGTTGATACGGTCAATAATATCCTCTCGATGAAGGTGGATATGGTGGTGATGCGCCACCCAAACCCTGGGGCTGGTGTTTTTCTTTCAAAGCACATAAAGGCGGCTATTATCAACGCTGGCGATGGGGCGCACGAGCACCCTACACAAGCCCTTTTGGATGCGTATTCCATTCGTGAGCAACTGGGAGAGGTAGCGGGTAAAAAGGTGGTAATTGTAGGTGACATACTGCATTCGCGCGTTGCACTCTCTAATATCTTCGCCCTGCACAAGTTAGGTGCTGAGGTGATGGTATGTGGCCCTCAAACACTGATCCCGAAGTACATAGGCGAGCTTGATGTACGCGTTGAGACAAACTTACTCAAAGCCTTAGAATGGTGCGATGTGGCTAATATGCTGCGTATACAGAATGAGCGTTTGGATATCAGCTATTTTCCTTCCACACGCGAATACACTCAGCAGTATGGACTTACAAAGGAAATCCTCTATTCGCTTGGCAAAGAAATCATCATTATGCACCCTGGACCTATCAACCGAGGAGTAGAAATCACTTCTGAGGTTGCGGATAGCTCACAGTCGATCATCCTGCAACAAGTGGAAAATGGGGTAGCCATCCGGATGGCAGTGATTTATCTTTTAGCATCAAAATTGCAATAA
- the thrS gene encoding threonine--tRNA ligase codes for MIKITLPDGSVKEYASGVTPAEVALSISEGLARNVLSASYNGKTIEVSTPLTTDGNLVLYTWNDDQGKKAFWHSSAHILAQALEELYPGIKLTIGPAVDAGFYYDVDFVGQPFSEKDFPKIEAKMLEIARGKHEFKMRPVSKADALAYYKGKNEFKTELIEALNDGEITFCDHSTFTDLCRGGHLPNTGFVKAVKLLSTSGVYWRSKEENPQLTRVYGITFPKQKDLTEYLAMLEEAKKRDHRKLGKELELFTFSSKVGQGLPLWLPKGAALRERLEAFLRKAQKQAGYEQVVTPHIGHKHLYETSGHWDKYGKDSFQPISTPNEGELYLLKPMNCPHHCEIYNSHQWSYKDLPKRFAEFGTVYRYEQSGELHGLTRVRCFTQDDAHIFCTPEQLDAEFRNVIDLVLYVFGSLGFDNFTAQVSLRDPENPDKYIGSDENWAKAEAAIINAAKEKGLNYVVETGEAAFYGPKLDFMVRDALGRKWQLGTIQVDYNLPERFDLWYKGADNENHRPVMIHRAPFGSMERFVAILLEHTAGDFPLWLNPNQAIVLSLSEKYEAYSQSVLHKLENLEVRALIDNRNETVGKKIREAETQKIPYMLIVGENEEKEGTVSVRKRGGEDLGSMTVEAFAGLVAEEVGKSMKQFKEV; via the coding sequence ATGATTAAAATTACATTACCTGACGGGTCAGTAAAGGAGTACGCAAGTGGGGTTACCCCAGCGGAAGTGGCTCTCAGCATCAGTGAGGGCTTGGCGAGGAACGTGTTATCAGCGAGTTACAATGGTAAGACGATCGAAGTGAGTACGCCCCTGACGACCGATGGTAATTTAGTTTTATACACTTGGAATGACGACCAAGGCAAGAAGGCTTTTTGGCACTCATCGGCACACATTTTGGCACAGGCTTTAGAGGAGCTTTACCCAGGGATTAAGCTCACTATTGGTCCTGCCGTAGATGCTGGGTTTTACTATGATGTGGATTTTGTAGGGCAACCTTTTTCAGAGAAGGATTTCCCAAAGATAGAGGCTAAAATGCTGGAAATTGCTCGCGGGAAGCACGAGTTCAAGATGCGCCCTGTGAGTAAGGCAGATGCATTGGCATACTACAAAGGCAAGAATGAGTTCAAAACAGAGTTGATAGAAGCGCTCAATGATGGTGAGATTACCTTCTGTGACCATAGTACTTTTACCGACCTTTGCCGTGGAGGACACTTGCCTAACACAGGCTTTGTAAAGGCAGTGAAGTTGCTCAGCACCTCTGGCGTATATTGGCGCAGTAAAGAGGAGAACCCTCAGCTTACCCGTGTGTATGGGATCACTTTCCCTAAGCAAAAGGATTTGACTGAGTACTTGGCAATGCTCGAAGAGGCAAAGAAGCGCGATCACCGCAAGCTCGGCAAAGAACTGGAACTGTTTACCTTCTCAAGCAAAGTGGGGCAAGGCTTGCCGTTGTGGTTGCCTAAGGGGGCAGCCCTCAGAGAGCGTTTGGAAGCGTTCTTGCGCAAGGCACAAAAACAAGCGGGCTATGAGCAAGTGGTAACACCACATATCGGTCATAAACATTTGTACGAAACCTCAGGGCACTGGGATAAGTACGGTAAGGATAGTTTTCAGCCTATAAGTACACCTAATGAAGGGGAATTGTATTTGTTGAAGCCTATGAACTGTCCGCACCACTGTGAGATATACAATTCACATCAGTGGAGCTATAAGGATTTGCCTAAGCGTTTTGCTGAGTTTGGCACTGTCTACCGTTACGAACAGAGTGGAGAGCTACACGGATTGACACGTGTGCGTTGCTTTACTCAGGATGATGCCCACATATTCTGTACACCAGAGCAGTTGGATGCTGAGTTCAGGAATGTGATTGACTTGGTGCTGTACGTATTTGGTTCGTTAGGGTTTGACAATTTTACGGCGCAAGTATCATTACGCGACCCTGAGAACCCTGATAAATACATAGGCTCAGATGAGAATTGGGCAAAGGCAGAAGCAGCGATTATCAATGCTGCTAAGGAGAAAGGGCTGAACTATGTTGTGGAAACAGGCGAAGCAGCGTTTTATGGACCTAAGCTCGACTTTATGGTGAGAGATGCCTTAGGACGCAAATGGCAGTTAGGAACCATTCAAGTGGATTACAACCTTCCAGAGCGTTTTGATCTTTGGTATAAAGGAGCTGACAATGAGAACCATCGCCCTGTGATGATACACCGTGCACCATTTGGCAGTATGGAGCGTTTTGTAGCGATATTGTTAGAGCACACTGCAGGAGATTTCCCATTGTGGTTGAACCCCAATCAGGCGATTGTGTTATCGCTCAGTGAGAAATACGAAGCATATTCACAAAGCGTATTGCACAAGTTAGAGAACTTAGAGGTGAGAGCACTCATCGACAATCGCAATGAAACTGTTGGCAAGAAGATACGTGAGGCAGAGACACAAAAGATACCTTATATGCTGATTGTAGGGGAGAATGAAGAAAAAGAAGGAACAGTGTCGGTGCGTAAGCGTGGTGGTGAGGATTTGGGTAGTATGACTGTTGAGGCTTTTGCGGGGCTTGTGGCAGAGGAAGTCGGCAAGAGTATGAAGCAATTCAAGGAAGTATAG
- the infC gene encoding translation initiation factor IF-3 codes for MRLVGENVDNGIYPTRKALEIAEELELDLVEISPNATPPVCKVIDYKKFLYEQKKREKEIKANATKVVIKEIRFGPQTDDHDYEFKKKHGEKFLKEGSKVKAYVFFKGRSIIYKDQGEILLLRLATDLEAYGKVEQMPKLEGKRMTMFLAPVSKKK; via the coding sequence GTGCGCTTGGTAGGGGAGAATGTTGATAACGGCATATACCCCACTCGCAAAGCATTAGAAATTGCAGAAGAATTAGAGCTCGATTTGGTGGAGATTTCACCAAATGCAACGCCTCCTGTTTGTAAAGTGATTGATTACAAGAAATTTCTTTACGAGCAGAAGAAGCGCGAAAAGGAGATCAAAGCCAATGCTACCAAGGTAGTCATTAAGGAGATACGCTTTGGTCCGCAGACGGATGATCACGATTATGAGTTTAAGAAGAAACACGGAGAGAAGTTTCTCAAAGAAGGCTCGAAGGTGAAAGCCTACGTGTTCTTCAAAGGGCGTTCGATCATCTATAAAGACCAAGGGGAGATATTGCTATTGCGCTTGGCTACAGACTTAGAAGCGTATGGCAAGGTGGAACAGATGCCGAAGTTAGAAGGCAAGCGAATGACAATGTTCCTCGCGCCAGTATCGAAGAAAAAGTAG
- the rpmI gene encoding 50S ribosomal protein L35: MPKIKTKSGAKKRFKVTGSGKIKRKHAFKSHILTKKTTKRKLKLTHATLVHANDEASIKKQLGLK, encoded by the coding sequence ATGCCAAAAATTAAAACTAAATCTGGAGCTAAGAAACGCTTTAAAGTTACAGGCTCTGGGAAAATCAAGAGAAAGCACGCGTTTAAGAGTCACATCTTAACAAAGAAGACCACTAAGCGCAAGCTGAAATTAACGCACGCTACACTCGTTCACGCGAATGATGAGGCAAGCATCAAGAAGCAATTAGGATTAAAATAA
- the rplT gene encoding 50S ribosomal protein L20 — protein sequence MPRSVNSVARRARRKKIMKQAKGFFGRRKNVWTVAKNAVEKAMTYAYRDRRNKKRTFRALWIVRINAGARLYGLSYSQFMGKLKANNIELNRKVLADLAMNHPEAFKAIVEKVK from the coding sequence ATGCCAAGATCAGTAAATTCAGTAGCTCGTAGAGCTCGTAGGAAGAAAATAATGAAGCAAGCCAAAGGTTTCTTTGGCCGCAGAAAAAACGTTTGGACGGTAGCTAAGAACGCTGTTGAGAAAGCGATGACTTATGCTTATAGAGACCGCCGTAATAAGAAGAGAACATTCCGCGCTTTGTGGATTGTGCGTATCAACGCAGGGGCACGCCTTTACGGCTTGTCGTACTCTCAGTTTATGGGGAAACTCAAAGCGAATAACATTGAGCTCAACCGCAAGGTACTCGCTGACTTAGCGATGAACCACCCTGAAGCGTTCAAAGCCATTGTTGAGAAAGTAAAATAA
- a CDS encoding tRNA1(Val) (adenine(37)-N6)-methyltransferase has product MKIGTDGVLLGAWIPIAHKPKTILDIGAGTGVVALMLAQRTEALTIDAVEVDEKAYVECTENFESSPWSDRLFCYHASFEEFVHEIYEKYDLIVSNPPFYTSDVKTDSHTRNKARFAESLPFTQLVEGVSVLLEEQGLFVIVLPCAEEESFISIAASSGLYPSHVTRVKGNPTVEAKRSLITFSRVKGQCEIDTLIIEKQRGVYTESYIALTKEFYLKM; this is encoded by the coding sequence ATGAAGATCGGTACTGATGGTGTACTTCTCGGTGCTTGGATTCCTATAGCACACAAACCAAAAACCATTCTGGATATAGGAGCTGGGACTGGTGTTGTAGCTTTAATGCTTGCCCAGCGAACCGAAGCGTTGACTATTGATGCAGTAGAGGTTGATGAGAAGGCTTATGTGGAATGTACTGAAAATTTTGAGTCAAGCCCTTGGAGCGATCGTTTATTCTGTTATCACGCCTCATTTGAAGAATTTGTACACGAGATATATGAAAAATATGATCTTATAGTTTCGAATCCTCCCTTCTATACAAGTGATGTAAAAACAGATAGTCATACACGTAATAAAGCTCGTTTTGCAGAATCTTTACCCTTTACGCAACTTGTAGAAGGTGTGTCAGTATTATTGGAAGAGCAAGGGCTATTTGTAATAGTATTGCCTTGTGCAGAGGAGGAAAGTTTTATCAGTATAGCAGCAAGTAGTGGGCTCTATCCTTCGCACGTTACTCGTGTAAAAGGTAATCCTACTGTGGAGGCAAAACGCAGTCTGATAACTTTTTCACGAGTGAAAGGTCAGTGTGAGATAGATACATTGATCATTGAGAAGCAAAGAGGAGTTTATACAGAGAGCTATATAGCTCTTACAAAGGAGTTTTACTTAAAAATGTAA
- a CDS encoding RrF2 family transcriptional regulator, which yields MLTNSSKYAINAVIYLSVHSSVTHKMGAKDISEALHIPTPFLAKILQILARKKVICSNKGPGGGFWLTDKEKQAPLMTVVEQIGEAEKFVKCAMSLKQCSDEKPCPIHNAVQPFREEFRKQLAEHSIAYFAEKVKNKEAYLFGCDVCS from the coding sequence ATGTTAACAAATTCAAGTAAGTACGCAATCAATGCAGTGATATACTTATCAGTACATTCGTCAGTGACGCATAAGATGGGTGCTAAAGATATTTCAGAAGCACTACATATCCCGACACCCTTCTTAGCAAAGATATTACAGATCTTAGCCCGCAAGAAGGTCATCTGTTCCAACAAAGGACCAGGAGGAGGTTTTTGGCTTACTGATAAAGAAAAGCAAGCCCCTTTGATGACTGTTGTAGAGCAAATAGGGGAGGCAGAGAAATTTGTGAAATGTGCAATGAGCTTAAAACAATGCTCAGATGAAAAACCTTGCCCTATTCATAATGCAGTACAGCCTTTTCGCGAAGAATTCAGAAAGCAGCTTGCTGAACATTCTATTGCATATTTTGCTGAGAAAGTAAAGAATAAAGAGGCATATCTATTTGGCTGCGATGTCTGTTCATAA
- a CDS encoding acyl-CoA dehydrogenase family protein yields the protein MDFSYSDTQQMVAQTAREFAERNIRPYVMQWDETQEFPVEVFRKAGELGFMGILVPEQYGGSALNYHDYITIVDELSQVDPSIGLSVAAHNSLCTNHILCFGNEEQKSKWLPKLASGEWIGAWGITEHNSGSDSGAMATTAVKDGNEWVLNGSKNFITHGKSGDIAVVITRTGEKGDKHGITAFAIERGTKGFLSGKKEDKLGMRASETAEMIFQDCRISDANRLGEVGEGFIQAMKILDGGRISIGALALGIARGAYLASVKYAKERTQFGKRLFDHQAIAFKLADMATEIEAAELLLHKAASQIDRKERVTLSGAMAKMYASEVCVKAATEAIQIHGAYGYTKDFPVEKFFRDSKLCTIGEGTTEIQKIVISRQIDKQ from the coding sequence ATGGATTTTAGTTATTCAGATACACAGCAGATGGTAGCACAAACTGCTAGAGAATTTGCAGAGCGTAATATACGTCCCTACGTAATGCAGTGGGATGAGACACAAGAATTTCCTGTGGAAGTCTTCCGTAAAGCAGGTGAATTGGGCTTTATGGGGATATTAGTGCCTGAGCAATACGGTGGTTCAGCATTGAATTATCACGACTATATCACGATTGTTGATGAGTTATCGCAGGTAGATCCTTCAATAGGTCTGTCAGTAGCAGCACATAATTCACTGTGTACAAATCATATTCTGTGTTTTGGTAATGAGGAGCAAAAGTCAAAGTGGCTACCTAAGTTAGCTTCTGGAGAATGGATAGGAGCTTGGGGCATTACAGAGCATAACTCAGGCTCTGATTCAGGGGCTATGGCTACAACTGCTGTGAAAGACGGTAATGAGTGGGTGCTTAACGGATCCAAGAACTTCATCACCCACGGTAAAAGTGGTGATATCGCTGTAGTAATTACTCGTACAGGTGAAAAAGGAGATAAACACGGTATTACAGCCTTCGCAATAGAGCGCGGTACTAAAGGGTTTTTAAGTGGCAAAAAAGAGGATAAACTCGGGATGCGCGCTAGTGAAACTGCAGAAATGATTTTTCAGGATTGTCGTATTTCTGACGCCAATAGATTAGGTGAAGTAGGTGAAGGCTTTATTCAAGCTATGAAGATTTTAGATGGTGGGCGCATTTCTATTGGGGCTTTAGCACTTGGAATAGCTCGTGGTGCTTATTTGGCATCTGTGAAATACGCAAAAGAACGTACGCAATTTGGTAAGCGCTTATTTGATCATCAAGCCATCGCATTTAAGCTCGCTGATATGGCTACTGAGATTGAAGCCGCAGAGCTTTTACTACATAAAGCAGCCTCACAAATTGATAGAAAAGAGCGTGTTACCCTCTCAGGAGCAATGGCAAAGATGTATGCTTCTGAGGTGTGTGTTAAGGCTGCTACTGAAGCAATCCAGATACACGGAGCTTATGGTTATACAAAAGATTTTCCTGTGGAGAAGTTCTTCCGCGATTCAAAACTTTGTACCATAGGCGAAGGGACAACAGAAATACAGAAGATAGTAATAAGTAGGCAAATAGATAAACAATAA
- a CDS encoding ComEA family DNA-binding protein — MRYFHRFNSSQRKGAILLLALAGIIQCVYFFTHFNHTFEPIIIDDYRRELDSLRALALQKKKDTIYPFNPNFITDYKGWRLGMSPEEIDRLFAFREQGKWVNSAKEFQQVTGVSDSLLAKIAPSFKFPDWVGKSRAYKSEYKQKYTSFNDKKLPKIDINAATKEDLMKIYGIGEGFSSRILKYKEKLQGFTYISQVSEVYGLDKEVYQRVAERFEVKNPPVIEKKDINKLSMYDLSKIPYIKYGEGKKIVALRSELGNIKSFEDLLQIEGFDKQRIERLQLYLYIDVQ, encoded by the coding sequence ATGCGTTATTTTCATAGGTTTAATTCATCACAGCGCAAGGGAGCTATACTCCTGTTGGCTCTAGCAGGCATAATACAGTGTGTCTACTTTTTTACTCATTTTAATCATACTTTTGAACCCATAATAATTGATGACTATCGACGGGAATTAGATTCACTTCGTGCACTGGCACTACAAAAAAAGAAAGACACTATTTACCCTTTCAACCCTAACTTTATTACAGACTATAAAGGCTGGCGTTTAGGGATGTCGCCAGAGGAAATAGATCGCTTGTTCGCTTTCAGAGAACAGGGAAAATGGGTGAATTCTGCAAAAGAATTTCAACAAGTTACAGGAGTATCTGATAGTCTGCTTGCTAAAATAGCACCTTCATTTAAGTTTCCTGATTGGGTTGGTAAAAGTAGAGCTTATAAGAGTGAATATAAGCAAAAATATACCTCTTTTAACGATAAAAAACTTCCTAAAATAGATATTAACGCTGCTACTAAGGAGGATTTGATGAAAATTTATGGTATTGGTGAAGGCTTTTCAAGTAGAATATTAAAATACAAAGAAAAATTACAAGGTTTTACGTATATTTCGCAAGTGTCAGAGGTCTATGGGTTGGATAAAGAAGTCTATCAACGTGTAGCAGAACGTTTTGAAGTGAAAAATCCTCCTGTAATTGAGAAAAAGGATATCAACAAACTTTCAATGTACGATCTTTCAAAAATTCCATATATTAAGTATGGTGAAGGTAAAAAAATTGTAGCTTTACGTTCTGAGTTAGGCAATATCAAATCCTTTGAAGATCTTTTGCAAATAGAGGGTTTTGATAAACAACGGATAGAGCGATTACAACTTTATTTATACATAGACGTGCAATAA